Sequence from the Curtobacterium sp. MCLR17_007 genome:
CCGCCGAGATGTACGGCAACGAGCGCGGCGTCGGGGCAGCGGTCCGCGCCTCCGGTCTCGATCGCGACGACGTGTTCGTGACGACCAAGGTGTGGAACGACCACCAGGGGCGCGATGCGACACTGCGGGCGTTCGACGCCAGCCTCGAGCGGCTGGGGATGGACGCCGTCGACCTCTACCTGATCCACTGGCCGGCGGCCGCGAACGACCGCTACATCGAGACCTGGCGCACCCTGGTCGAACTCCACGACTCCGGACGAGCGCGCAGCATCGGGGTCTCGAACTTCCAGGTCCCGCACCTCGAGCGCCTCATCGACGAGACGGGCCAGGTCCCCGTGCTGAACCAGGTCGAGCGCCACCCATGGCTGCCACAGTGTGAGCTCATCGAGTTCCACGCGCGGCACGACATCGTGACCGGAGCCTGGTCGCCGCTCGGTCGCGGGCGACTCGTCGACGAGCCCGTCCTCACCCGCATCGCCGAGCGGCACGGGGTCAGCGTCGCCCAGGTGCTGGTGCGGTGGAACGTGCAACAGGGGGTCGTAGTGCTGCCGAAGTCGGTGACCCCGTCGCGCATCCGGTCGAACCTCGACGTCGACGGCTTCGCGCTGACGCAGGACGACCTCGACGCCATCGCGACGCTCGAGTCCGGGCAGCGGACGGGCTCCCACCCGGACTCGGTGGCGTAGCGGTCAGCCCTGGCGGTCCTCCTCGGACTGCCACGGCAGGTGCAGGTCACCCGGCTCGGGCTCGACGTCGCCCGCGTCGTCGGCTCCGCCGGTGCCCGGCGCCGCCACGATGCGGGACGGGTCGATGCCGTCCTCACGCAGGTCGTCGTCGTCACGCTGCAGGGTCTGCGAGGCCTCGGTCTCCCGCTCGCTCGACGGGCTGTACGAGGTGTCCGCGGCTCGCTGCTCGTCGCGTGATGCCGCATTGACGTCATCGCCGTGCGCGGCGTTCTGCAGCGCCTCCGATCGAGCTCGGTCGTCGGACGCTTCGGGACCGCTGATGTCGCTGCTCATGGTGTTCCTCTCGTTGCCCACGACGCTAGGCGTGCGACGCCGCCCCGCTCCCAGCGCCGCTGTGCCCCGTTCCCAGTTCTGGGGCGGGCAGCCGTCCGTCGCGGCGCTCGACCGCGCGTCCTGAGAACGGTTCGGTCACGACGCTTGTCGCCCCTTCCAGGACGCAACTACCATCGTGCTCGGATCGAGGGGGAGAACATGGATCGACGACCGTTCCTGGTCGCAGCCGCAGGTGGGGTGGCCCTGGCGGTGGCACTGACCGGGTGCAGCGTGCTGCGCGGTGGCGATGATCCCGTGCCCCGTCCGAGCCGCGCGGCGCAGACCAGCGCTCCCGGTCCGACCGCCGACCCGACGGTGCAGGCCGTGTCGATGGACCCGCCGTCGATCGCCGTGGGCACAGTGCTCACCGAGACCGACGTCACCTCGCCGTCCGGTCGCACGTTCATCCACGTGCGCGTGGTCGTCGCCGACGATGGCTCCTTCCGCACCGAGCTCTCCGGGTACCGCTCGACCGAGGCCCAGGCGATGACGCTCGAGTTCCGCCGCACGGTCCCGAAGCCAACGGACGGCCCGGGGCACGACTACGGCCAGGTGCAGTGGCAGGCGGACGCACAGCCGCCGGCGTCGTCCCCGCTCGACGACGTCGGGGCTCGCCCGGACTTCCTCGAGAGCGTCGTCCTCATCCCCACGGTCACGACCGACGCGAACGGCACGGTCGACGCGCCCGAGTGGGCAGGCCACGTCCTGGCGGTCGCGCCCCTCACCTGGCTCGTCCCGAACCCCTACCCCGACCTCACGGTCACCAGGGGTGCGGCACGGCCCGGTGCCTACGGGGTCGTGACCACCACGGACAGCCGCAAGGCCGACTACTTCGTCTCCCACGGCGACGACCAGGTCACGGTCGCCAAGCGCTTCGGCATCACCGTGCCCGAGCTCCGCTGGATGAACCCGGACATGCAGGTCGCCTCGAACGGATGGCTGACCGAGAACGACCACCTGAACCTGGACCCCTCGGCCCGCTGACCCGGACCTGGCGGACCACGGCGGTCCGCTACCGTTGTCGGGCACCCGCCACACCCCAGGAGGTCCCCGTGACGATCGTCGCAGCAGCAGACGGCTCAGCCCTCGGCAACCCCGGCCCGGCCGGGTGGGCCTGGTACGTCGACGACGACCGCTGGGCGGCGGGCGGGTGGCCCCGCGGCACGAACAACCAGGGCGAGCTCACCGCGGTGCTCCAGCTGCTGCACGCGACCGAGCACACCGGCGAACCGCTGCACATCCTCTGCGACAGCCAGTACGCCATCAAGGCCTGCACCGAGTGGCTCGCGGGCTGGAAGCGCAAGGGCTGGCGCAAGGCGGACGGCAAGCCCGTGCTCAACGTCGAGATCATCAAGGAGCTCGACGAGGCCCTGCAGGGCCGCAAGGTCACCTTCGAGTGGGTCCGCGGCCACATGGGCCACGAGATGAACGAGGCCGCCGACGTCCGCGCCCGCGGTGCCGCGACGGCCTACCAGAACCGCACCGACGTCCCGACCGGCCCGGGGTGGCCGGGGGTCGAGGTCGCCGAGCCCGCCGCCCTGCCCGAGCCGACCCCGCCCGCCACGCTCTTCTGAGACGGCGTTCCGGAACCGTTCTGAGACGGCGTTCCGGAATCGCCCTGCCGAATCCGGTTCGTCAGCGCCGGGCTTCGCCCACCGGATTCGTCACCGACTGGAACGGGATCCAGTGCCCCTGGGTGATGCACTGACGGGCCCGGGCGCGAGCGCCCGGACCCGTCGGTGAGCCAGTCGTCTCAGTAGGTTCCGTCGCGGCGGTCCTGACGGGTGATCTGCTCTCCCGAGGCCGGGTCGACGCCCGAGCGCGTCGTCGTGGTGGTGCGACGACCGCCGAAGCCGACCGCCAGGCTGATGATGAGCAGCACCACGCCGGCGGCGATCAGGATGTAGCCGATGAGCTTCAGGTCGATGCCGGCGACCTGGTAGTCGACCGCGAACGCGACGATGGCGCCGATCACGATCAAGGCGATGCTGGAGCCGATGCGCATGGTGGTTCCCTTCCGAGGAGTCACGCCGAAGGTACCCGCCGCGGCCCCTCCCCGCCCGGTCAGTCGACGTCGACCTCGGCCCACCCGTCGAACCGCCCGATCTCGGTGACGGTCACGACGGCTTCACCGGCCTCGTCGGACGCATCGAGGTCGATCGTCGCCGAGAACCCGAAGTCCTTGTCGCCGGCCGGGTCGGCGAAGATCTGCCGTGCCCGCCACGTGCGGCCCTGCTCCGACAGCACCAGGTACTGCATCGACCGCGCCTCGGCGTCGATCCCGATGGTGTCGTGCTCGTCGTAGTACTCCTCGAGCACGGCGTCCCACTCGTCCTGCCCGAAGCCCGCGGCCCCGTCGAGCGACGCGAGCGTCTCGACGTCGTCGCGGGCAGCGAGCAGCACGCGTTGGAACAGCGCGTTCCGCACGAGCACGCGGAAGGCGCGGACGTTGCCAGTGAGTCGCGCGGGCTGCGGCGGGGCGATCTCCTCGTGTTCCGCCGAGGCGAGCGCCACGTCCCCGTTGACCAGGGCCTCCCACTCGTCGACCAGGGACGAGTCGACCTGGCGCACCAGCTCGCCGAGCCACTCGATCAGGTCGTCGAGCTCGGGCGTGCGCTGGTCCTCCGCGATCGTCTGCCGCATCGTGCGGTACGCGTCGGACAGGTAGCGGAGCACGAGCCCCTCGGAGCGGGTGAGCTGGTAGAACCGCACGAAGTCGCCGAAGGTCATCGCCCGCTCGTACATGTCACGGACGACGGCCTTGGGCGACAGCGTGAAGTCGAGCACCCACGGCTGCTCGGCGGCGTAGGCCTCGTAGGCGGCGGTCAGCAGTTCGTCGAGCGGCTTCGGCCAGGTGACCTCCTCGAGCAGCTCCATGCGCTCCTCGTACTCGATGCCCTCCTGCTTCATCCGCGCGACCGCCTCGCCGCGCTCCTTGAACTGCTGCTGCGACAGGATCGCCCGCGGGTCGTCGAGTGTCGCCTCGACGATCGAGACCATGTCCAGCGGGTACGTCGGGGACTCCGGGTCGAGCAGTTCGAACGCGGCGAGCGCGAACGGCGACAGCGGCTGGTTCAGCGCGAAGTTCTGCTGCAGGTCGACCGCCAGCCGGTAGGACACCGGAGGCCCCGGGACGCGTTCGACGACCTGCGCGGTGATGAGCGTGCGGGCGATGGTCAACGCGCGCCGGGCCATCGCGAGCTGTCGGGAGCGCGGCTCGTGGTTGTCGAACACGAGCGACCGGACGGCACCGAACGTGTCCCCTCCGCGCGCGATGACGGACAGCACCATCGCGTGCGTGATCCTCATGCGCGAGACCATCGGCTCCGGTTCGGCACCGATGAGCCGCTCGAAGGAGGCCTGCCCCCACGAGACGAACCCGTCGGGAGCCTTCTTGCGCTTGATCTTGTTCTTCTTCTTCTGGTCGTCCCCGGCCTTGGCGACGGCGCGGGCGTTCTCGATGTCGTGCTCGGGCGCCTCGGCGATCACGTCACCCTCGGTGTCGTAGCCCGCGCGCCCGGCACGGCCGGCGATCTGGTGGAACTCACGGGCGGACAGCTGCCGCATCTTCGTGCCGTCGAACTTCGTCAGCCCGGTCAGCAGCACCGAGCGGATCGGGACGTTGATGCCGACGCCCAGGGTGTCCGTGCCGCAGATGACCGGCAGCAGTCCGCGCTGCGCCAGCTGTTCGACGAGTCGCCGGTACTTCGGCAGCATGCCCGCGTGGTGCACGCCGATGCCGGCACGGATCAGGCGGGACAGGGTCTGCCCGAACCCGGAGCTGAAGCGGAAGCCCGCGATGGCCTCGGCGATCTCGTCCCGGCGCTCGCGCGAGGCCACCTTCGCCGACATCAGGGCCTGCGCACGTTCGAGTGCCGCGGCCTGGGCGAAGTGCACGATGTAGATCGGCGCCTTGCCCTCGTCCAGCAGCCGTTCGACGGTCTCCTGCACGGGCGTCGTCACGTACTCGTACTCGAGCGGCACGGGACGCGAGACCCCGGTCACGCGCGCCGTCGGTCGACCCGTGCGCCGGGACAGGTCGTCGGCGATCGTGGTGACGTCACCGAGCGTGGCGGACATCAGCAGGAACTGCGCGCGCTCGAGCACCAGCAGCGGCACCTGCCACGCCCACCCGCGGTCGGCGTCGCCGTAGAAGTGGAACTCGTCCATGACGACCACGTCGACCTCGGCGTCCGGACCCTCGCGCAGCGCCAGGTTGGCCAGGATCTCGGCGGTGCAGCAGATGATCGGTGCGTCCCCGTTGACGCTCGAGTCACCGGTGACCATGCCGACGTTCTGCGCGCCGAAAAGGTCGACGAGCTGGAAGAACTTCTCGGACACGAGCGCCTTGATCGGCGCGGTGTACCAGCTGCGCTTGCCCTCGGCCATCGCCGCGAAGTGCGCGCCGGCCGCCACGAGCGACTTGCCCGTGCCGGTCGGGGTGCTGAGCACGACGTTGGCCCCCGAGACCAGCTCGATGACCGCCTCGTCCTGCGCCGGGTACAGCGGCCGCCCGCCGGACTCGGCCCAGTCGGCGAACGCCTGGTACACGGCGTCCGGGTCGACGACACCGCCGGGCGCCGCAGGCATGGCGGCGACGAGTGGTGGCTGGGTGGTGACGTCGGTCATGCGACCATCCTCCCAGCAGGACGGGAGGCCCGTGGCGGGGCCCGCCAGGAGCCTCCCGTCCGCACCGTTGCCGACTGGAGGCGCTGCTCGATACGCGCGCATAGACTCGCGTCGTGCGCGAACTCGGCTTCCTCTCCTTCGTCCCGAACCACGGCGGGCCCGCTGGTGCCGCCGCCGCCCTCGAGGACGGCCTGCGGCTGTTCGAGACGGCGGAACGCCTGGGCTACGGCACCGGCTGGGTGCGCGGACGGCACTTCGAGCCGTTCCTGACCAGCCCGATGACCTTCTTCGCCGCCGCAGCGCAGCGCACCAGCACGATCGGCTTCGGCACCGCGGTCCTCGGCATGCGCTACGAGGACCCGGTCCGCCTGGCCGAGGACGCCAGCACGGTCGACCTGCTCAGCGGCGGCCGCGTGCAGCTCGGCATCAGCACGGGCATCGCCGGGTACGGCCCGATCCTCGACCCCGTGTTCGGCAGCGTCGAGCGGAGCTTCCGCGACGAGGCCGAGGCCCGTGCCGCTCGCCTGCTCGAGGTGCTGGACGGGGCGCCCCTCGGTACCTCGGGCAAGGGGTACGAGAGCATCCCGGCCGGTGCCGACCTGACCCTGCAGCCGCTCAGTCCCGACCTGCGCGGCCGGGTGTGGTGGGGCGGCGGCAGCATGGGCACCGCGGTGCGCACTGCTGAGAAGGGGCTGCTGCTGCACTGCTCGACCCTGAACACCGAGGACACCGGCGAGCCCTTCGCGGTGGCCCAGGCCGCGCAGATCGAGGCATACCGCGAGCGCTTCGCCGCGCTGCAGGCCGCGGGCGAGCACGTCGGCCGGACGCCGAAGGTCGCGGTCGGCCGCATCGTGGTCCCCCTGCTCGACGAGCACGACCGTCAGGTGCACGAGGAGTTCCTGACCGGGTACGCCTCGGGCATGGACGACGAAGGGCGACCGCTGTCGGGCAACCCGCCGTTCCGGTTCAGCAAGGTCGTCGCGGGCGAACCGGCGGCGATCGTGGACGCACTGCGCGCGGACCCCGCCGTCAGCGCGACGAACGAACTCGTGATCACCCTGCCGGCGAACGGGGACGCGGCCTCGCA
This genomic interval carries:
- a CDS encoding DEAD/DEAH box helicase; its protein translation is MPAAPGGVVDPDAVYQAFADWAESGGRPLYPAQDEAVIELVSGANVVLSTPTGTGKSLVAAGAHFAAMAEGKRSWYTAPIKALVSEKFFQLVDLFGAQNVGMVTGDSSVNGDAPIICCTAEILANLALREGPDAEVDVVVMDEFHFYGDADRGWAWQVPLLVLERAQFLLMSATLGDVTTIADDLSRRTGRPTARVTGVSRPVPLEYEYVTTPVQETVERLLDEGKAPIYIVHFAQAAALERAQALMSAKVASRERRDEIAEAIAGFRFSSGFGQTLSRLIRAGIGVHHAGMLPKYRRLVEQLAQRGLLPVICGTDTLGVGINVPIRSVLLTGLTKFDGTKMRQLSAREFHQIAGRAGRAGYDTEGDVIAEAPEHDIENARAVAKAGDDQKKKNKIKRKKAPDGFVSWGQASFERLIGAEPEPMVSRMRITHAMVLSVIARGGDTFGAVRSLVFDNHEPRSRQLAMARRALTIARTLITAQVVERVPGPPVSYRLAVDLQQNFALNQPLSPFALAAFELLDPESPTYPLDMVSIVEATLDDPRAILSQQQFKERGEAVARMKQEGIEYEERMELLEEVTWPKPLDELLTAAYEAYAAEQPWVLDFTLSPKAVVRDMYERAMTFGDFVRFYQLTRSEGLVLRYLSDAYRTMRQTIAEDQRTPELDDLIEWLGELVRQVDSSLVDEWEALVNGDVALASAEHEEIAPPQPARLTGNVRAFRVLVRNALFQRVLLAARDDVETLASLDGAAGFGQDEWDAVLEEYYDEHDTIGIDAEARSMQYLVLSEQGRTWRARQIFADPAGDKDFGFSATIDLDASDEAGEAVVTVTEIGRFDGWAEVDVD
- a CDS encoding ribonuclease H, which codes for MTIVAAADGSALGNPGPAGWAWYVDDDRWAAGGWPRGTNNQGELTAVLQLLHATEHTGEPLHILCDSQYAIKACTEWLAGWKRKGWRKADGKPVLNVEIIKELDEALQGRKVTFEWVRGHMGHEMNEAADVRARGAATAYQNRTDVPTGPGWPGVEVAEPAALPEPTPPATLF
- a CDS encoding aldo/keto reductase; the encoded protein is MVTSSPLRDGRSIPAVGFGVYKVDDAEAATAVGTALAAGYRHVDTAEMYGNERGVGAAVRASGLDRDDVFVTTKVWNDHQGRDATLRAFDASLERLGMDAVDLYLIHWPAAANDRYIETWRTLVELHDSGRARSIGVSNFQVPHLERLIDETGQVPVLNQVERHPWLPQCELIEFHARHDIVTGAWSPLGRGRLVDEPVLTRIAERHGVSVAQVLVRWNVQQGVVVLPKSVTPSRIRSNLDVDGFALTQDDLDAIATLESGQRTGSHPDSVA
- a CDS encoding DUF6458 family protein, which gives rise to MRIGSSIALIVIGAIVAFAVDYQVAGIDLKLIGYILIAAGVVLLIISLAVGFGGRRTTTTTRSGVDPASGEQITRQDRRDGTY
- a CDS encoding LLM class flavin-dependent oxidoreductase produces the protein MRELGFLSFVPNHGGPAGAAAALEDGLRLFETAERLGYGTGWVRGRHFEPFLTSPMTFFAAAAQRTSTIGFGTAVLGMRYEDPVRLAEDASTVDLLSGGRVQLGISTGIAGYGPILDPVFGSVERSFRDEAEARAARLLEVLDGAPLGTSGKGYESIPAGADLTLQPLSPDLRGRVWWGGGSMGTAVRTAEKGLLLHCSTLNTEDTGEPFAVAQAAQIEAYRERFAALQAAGEHVGRTPKVAVGRIVVPLLDEHDRQVHEEFLTGYASGMDDEGRPLSGNPPFRFSKVVAGEPAAIVDALRADPAVSATNELVITLPANGDAASHERILTVIAEEIAPHVRD